Proteins encoded within one genomic window of Rhipicephalus sanguineus isolate Rsan-2018 unplaced genomic scaffold, BIME_Rsan_1.4 Seq12039, whole genome shotgun sequence:
- the LOC119376437 gene encoding gonadotropin-releasing hormone receptor-like: MTEADAFDASTEDPPPGHETADNVTALLNNVTDAVATEEVMGPRYHKRVRIGIIITMIILSVVGNTVVCCNLLVKQRRRRVSKARVLFLNLAVADLLVACITMTSQVVWEVMGRLWIAGDAFCRFFKFLQTFALVSSTYMLVAIAIDRYIAIATPLAPSTDPWKLAALTWLTSCMPSLPNVYVFHSVEVAPGKCFCASIFYDRDTPLYHRQIYMGFVFFTVFVVPLVLLIAFHAGILWAIWKHSATNRNMSRQTTSSLPRAKVKTLKITAVVFGAFLVTNVPYMVQEAILAFGNPGILDANMVALFGVISASNSAINPYIFLYFQRPPRDVDDGAGFWRTAARIVCESLTCRLLTRSRAGSQMSTDPEDVCPSMRQSKASIKRNGKPAATDTPPNMKSRSMC, translated from the exons ATGACTGAAGCAGACGCCTTCGACGCGTCCACAGAAGACCCACCCCCCGGCCACGAGACGGCGGACAACGTGACTGCGCTCCTAAACAACGTCACCGATGCCGTGGCGACGGAGGAAGTGATGGGACCTCGCTACCACAAGCGAGTCCGCATAggcatcatcatcaccatgatcatcCTGTCGGTAGTCGGTAACACCGTTGTCTGCTGCAACCTGCTCGTGAAGCAGCGCCGGCGGCGGGTGTCCAAGGCACGGGTTCTGTTCCTGAACCTGGCCGTTGCGGACCTGCTGGTGGCCtgcatcacgatgacgtcacaagttgtaTGGGAAGTGATGGGCCGGCTGTGGATCGCGGGAGACGCCTTCTGCCGCTTCTTCAAGTTCTTGCAGACTTTCGCACTTGTCTCATCCACCTACATGCTCGTGGCGATCGCGATAGACCGGTACATCGCCATCGCGACGCCGCTCGCACCGAGCACAGACCCGTGGAAGCTGGCTGCCCTGACGTGGTTGACATCGTGCATGCCCTCGCTGCCGAACGTTTACGTCTTCCACAGCGTCGAAGTGGCGCCCGGCAAGTGCTTCTGCGCGTCCATCTTCTACGACCGCGACACGCCGCTCTACCACCGCCAGATATACATGGGATTCGTGTTCTTCACGGTGTTCgtcgtgccgcttgtgctgctcaTTGCGTTCCACGCGGGAATACTGTGGGCCATCTGGAAGCACAGTGCGACCAATCGAAACATGAGCCGGCAAACCACTTCGTCGCTGCCTCGAGCTAAG GTAAAGACGTTGAAGATAACGGCCGTGGTTTTCGGCGCCTTCCTGGTGACGAACGTGCCGTACATGGTGCAAGAGGCCATTCTGGCCTTCGGCAACCCGGGTATCCTGGACGCCAACATGGTGGCGCTCTTCGGCGTCATCTCGGCTTCTAACAGTGCCATCAACCCTTACATCTTCCTCTACTTCCAGCGGCCACCCAGGGACGTTGACGACGGTGCCGGCTTTTGGCGGACTGCGGCTCGTATCGTCTGCGAGTCGCTCACTTGTCGCCTTCTAACCCGTTCTCGCGCGGGCTCCCAGATGTCCACAGATCCGGAGGACGTTTGCCCCTCGATGCGCCAGTCGAAGGCTTCCATTAAGAGAAATGGCAAACCGGCAGCTACAGACACACCACCTAACATGAAGAGTCGTTCCATGTGCTAA